The following coding sequences are from one Ochotona princeps isolate mOchPri1 chromosome 8, mOchPri1.hap1, whole genome shotgun sequence window:
- the ZFP36L2 gene encoding mRNA decay activator protein ZFP36L2 — protein MSTTLLSAFYDIDFLCKTEKSLANLNLNNMLDKKAVGTPVAAAAPAPSSGFAPGFLRRHSASNLHALAHPAPSPGSCSPKFPGAANGSSCGSAAAGGGPASYGGLKEPSGGGGGAGTALLNKENKFRDRSFSENGERSQHLLHLQQQQQQQKGGGGSQINSTRYKTELCRPFEESGTCKYGEKCQFAHGFHELRSLTRHPKYKTELCRTFHTIGFCPYGPRCHFIHNADERRPAPSGGGASGDLRAFSARDALHLGFPREPRPKLHHSLSFSGFPSGHHQPPGGLEAPLLLDSPTSRTPPPPSCSSASSCSSSSASASSSSCSSASTPSGAPTCCASAAAAAAAAAALLYGTGGAEDLLASGGGPCAACSAASCANNAFAFGPELSSLITPLAIQTHNFAAVAAAAYYRSQQQQQQQGLAQPPAPPSAPLPAAPPSPPFAFQLPRRLSESPVFDAPPSPPDSLSDRDSYLSGSLSSGSLSGSESPSLDPGRRLPIFSRLSISDD, from the exons ATGTCGACCACACTTCTGTCCGCCTTCTACGATATCGACTTCTTGTGCAAG ACGGAGAAATCCCTGGCGAACCTCAATCTGAACAATATGCTGGACAAGAAGGCGGTGGGGACGCCCGTGGCtgccgccgcccccgcccccagctcGGGCTTCGCGCCCGGCTTCCTCCGACGGCACTCGGCCAGCAACCTGCACGCACTCGCCCACCCCGCGCCCAGCCCCGGCAGCTGCTCGCCCAAGTTCCCGGGCGCCGCTAACGGCAGCAGCTGCGGCAGCGCGGCGGCGGGGGGCGGCCCTGCCTCCTATGGCGGCCTCAAGGAGCCGtcggggggcggcggcggcgcagGCACGGCCCTGCTCAACAAGGAGAACAAATTCCGGGACCGCTCGTTCAGCGAGAACGGCGAGCGCAGCCAGCacctcctgcacctgcagcagcaacagcagcagcagaaggggggcGGCGGCTCCCAGATCAACTCGACCCGCTACAAGACCGAGCTGTGCCGGCCCTTCGAGGAGAGCGGCACGTGCAAGTACGGCGAGAAGTGCCAGTTCGCGCACGGTTTCCACGAGCTGCGCAGCCTGACGCGGCACCCCAAGTACAAGACGGAGCTGTGCCGCACCTTCCACACCATCGGCTTCTGCCCCTACGGGCCGCGCTGCCACTTCATCCACAACGCGGACGAGCGGCGGCCCGCGCCCTCGGGGGGCGGTGCCTCCGGGGACCTGCGCGCCTTCAGTGCGCGCGATGCGCTGCACCTGGGCTTCCCGCGCGAGCCGCGGCCCAAGCTGCACCACAGCCTCAGCTTCTCGGGCTTCCCGTCCGGCCACCACCAGCCTCCGGGCGGCCTCGAGGCCCCTCTGCTGCTCGACAGCCCCACTTCGCGCACACCGCCACCGCCCTCCTGCTCCTCGGCCTcgtcctgctcctcctcctccgcctccgcctcctcctcctcgtgcTCTTCGGCCTCCACGCCCTCGGGCGCCCCGACGTGCTGTGCCTCGGCGGCGGCCGCGGCCGCAGCGGCCGCCGCGCTGCTCTATGGCACGGGGGGCGCCGAGGACCTGCTGGCATCCGGCGGCGGCCCCTGCGCCGCCTGCTCGGCGGCTTCGTGCGCCAACAACGCCTTCGCCTTCGGCCCCGAGCTGAGCAGCCTCATCACGCCGCTCGCCATCCAGACGCACAACTTCGCCGCGGTGGCGGCCGCCGCCTACTAccgcagccagcagcagcagcagcagcagggcctggcgcagCCCCCGGCGCCGCCCAGCGCGCCCCTCCCCGCCGCGCCGCCCTCGCCGCCCTTCGCCTTCCAGCTGCCGCGCCGCCTGTCCGAGTCGCCCGTGTTCGACGCGCCCCCCAGCCCCCCGGACTCGCTGTCGGACCGCGACAGCTATCTGAGCGGCTCGCTGAGCTCCGGCAGCCTCAGCGGCTCCGAGTCGCCCAGCCTCGACCCTGGCCGCCGCCTGCCCATCTTCAGCCGCCTCTCCATCTCCGACGACTGA